From a region of the Janthinobacterium sp. 61 genome:
- the hemL gene encoding glutamate-1-semialdehyde 2,1-aminomutase: MTTTSQNDILFARAQKTTPGGVNSPVRAFRSVGGTPRFITRAEGPYFWDADGKRYIDYIGSWGPAIVGHAHPEVVKAVQDAAALGLSFGAPTEGEVLMAEEITRLVPSIEQVRLVSSGTEATMSALRLARGATGRDKIVKFEGCYHGHADSLLVKAGSGLLTFGNPTSAGVPEDFVKHTLVLDYNNVEQLKDAFDSFGAEIACVIVEPVAGNMNLVKATPQFLQAMRDLCTQHGALLIFDEVMCGLRVALGGAQALYGIKPDLTALGKVIGGGMPVAAFGGSAALMHHMAPLGAVYQAGTLSGNPVAVAAGMATLKLIQQPGFYEQLGATAKRLAEGLTAAAKEAGVVFCADYIGGMFGIYFSATPPSSYAEMMAGDRSKFNAFFHAMLDEGVYFAPAAFEAGFVSAQHDDAVIDATIAAARKVFAKLA, translated from the coding sequence ATGACGACGACTTCACAGAACGACATCCTGTTTGCCCGCGCACAAAAAACCACGCCAGGTGGTGTCAATTCGCCCGTGCGCGCCTTCCGCTCCGTCGGTGGCACGCCGCGCTTCATCACGCGCGCCGAAGGCCCGTACTTCTGGGATGCGGACGGCAAGCGCTATATCGATTACATCGGTTCGTGGGGCCCGGCCATCGTCGGCCACGCCCATCCGGAAGTGGTGAAAGCGGTGCAGGATGCGGCCGCGCTGGGCCTGTCGTTCGGCGCGCCGACCGAAGGCGAAGTGCTGATGGCCGAGGAAATCACGCGCCTGGTACCGTCGATCGAGCAAGTACGACTGGTCTCGTCGGGCACGGAAGCGACCATGAGCGCCCTGCGCCTGGCGCGTGGCGCCACGGGGCGTGACAAGATCGTCAAGTTCGAAGGCTGCTACCACGGCCACGCCGACTCACTGCTGGTGAAGGCAGGCAGCGGCCTGCTCACCTTCGGCAACCCGACCTCGGCCGGCGTGCCGGAAGATTTTGTGAAGCACACCCTGGTACTTGACTATAACAACGTGGAACAGCTGAAGGACGCCTTCGACAGTTTCGGCGCGGAGATCGCCTGCGTGATCGTCGAGCCCGTGGCCGGCAACATGAACCTGGTGAAAGCCACGCCGCAATTCCTGCAGGCGATGCGCGATCTGTGCACGCAGCACGGTGCTCTGCTCATTTTCGATGAAGTCATGTGCGGCTTGCGCGTGGCCCTGGGCGGCGCGCAGGCGCTGTACGGCATCAAGCCCGACCTCACCGCGCTGGGCAAGGTCATCGGCGGCGGCATGCCGGTGGCGGCCTTCGGCGGCAGCGCGGCGCTGATGCACCACATGGCGCCCCTGGGCGCCGTCTACCAGGCCGGCACCCTGTCGGGCAACCCGGTCGCCGTGGCGGCCGGCATGGCCACCTTGAAACTGATCCAGCAGCCTGGCTTCTACGAGCAGCTGGGCGCCACGGCCAAGCGCCTGGCCGAAGGCCTGACCGCCGCAGCCAAAGAGGCGGGCGTGGTCTTCTGCGCCGACTACATCGGCGGCATGTTCGGCATTTATTTCAGCGCCACGCCACCGAGCAGCTACGCGGAAATGATGGCGGGCGACCGCAGCAAGTTCAACGCCTTCTTCCACGCCATGCTGGACGAAGGCGTGTACTTCGCGCCCGCTGCCTTCGAGGCAG